The proteins below are encoded in one region of Bifidobacterium dentium JCM 1195 = DSM 20436:
- a CDS encoding adenylate kinase, which translates to MRLLIMGPQGVGKGTQAALLSEHYGIPAISTGDIFRYNIKNKTELGVEALTYINKGELVPDELTNKIVKDRLAMDDAKNGWILDGYPRNASQVEALDAILADLGTPLDAVVALDADHDVLMERMKKRAEIEGRSDDTPEAIAKRLDVYAKETAPLLSTYGERGLLKTFNGVGSVEDIQATIVAELG; encoded by the coding sequence ATGCGACTGCTGATCATGGGCCCCCAGGGCGTCGGCAAGGGCACTCAGGCCGCACTGCTGAGCGAACACTATGGCATTCCGGCAATTTCCACGGGTGACATCTTCCGCTACAACATCAAGAACAAGACCGAGCTTGGTGTGGAAGCTCTGACGTATATCAACAAGGGCGAGCTGGTTCCGGACGAACTGACCAACAAGATCGTCAAGGATCGCCTGGCCATGGATGACGCCAAGAACGGCTGGATTCTTGACGGCTACCCGCGCAATGCCTCTCAGGTCGAAGCCCTTGACGCCATTCTCGCCGATCTGGGCACCCCGCTTGACGCCGTGGTCGCCCTTGACGCCGACCATGACGTGCTCATGGAACGCATGAAGAAGCGTGCCGAAATCGAAGGCCGTTCCGACGACACTCCGGAAGCCATCGCCAAGCGTCTCGACGTCTACGCCAAGGAGACCGCTCCGCTGCTGTCCACCTACGGCGAGCGTGGTCTACTCAAGACCTTCAACGGCGTCGGTTCCGTCGAAGACATCCAAGCCACCATCGTGGCCGAACTGGGCTGA
- the infA gene encoding translation initiation factor IF-1, with amino-acid sequence MAKDGVIEVEGQVVEALPNAMFRVELENKHIVLATISGKMRKNYIRILPQDRVVLEMSPYDLNRGRITYRYK; translated from the coding sequence ATGGCTAAAGACGGTGTGATTGAAGTCGAAGGACAGGTGGTGGAAGCACTGCCGAACGCGATGTTTCGTGTTGAACTCGAAAACAAGCATATCGTGCTCGCAACCATCTCCGGCAAGATGAGGAAGAACTACATCCGTATTCTGCCGCAGGATCGCGTTGTGCTGGAAATGAGTCCGTACGATCTGAACCGCGGTCGTATTACGTACCGTTACAAGTAA
- the rpmJ gene encoding 50S ribosomal protein L36, whose product MKVSPSVKRICENCRVIRRHGRVMVICINPRHKQRQG is encoded by the coding sequence ATGAAGGTCAGCCCTAGTGTGAAGAGGATCTGCGAGAACTGCCGCGTGATCCGTCGTCACGGCCGCGTCATGGTGATCTGCATCAACCCGCGCCACAAGCAGCGCCAGGGCTGA
- the rpsM gene encoding 30S ribosomal protein S13 — protein sequence MARLAGVDIPNEKRIEIALTYIFGVGRTRAKETLAATGINPDIRVKDLTDEQLITLRDYLEGNYKIEGDLRREIDADIRRKIQINCYQGQRHRKGLPVRGQRTKTNARTRKGPKRTVAGKKKATK from the coding sequence ATGGCACGTCTTGCCGGAGTCGACATCCCCAATGAGAAGCGCATCGAGATCGCCCTCACCTATATCTTTGGTGTGGGTCGCACTCGTGCCAAGGAAACGCTTGCCGCGACCGGTATCAACCCGGACATTCGCGTCAAGGATCTGACGGATGAGCAGCTGATCACGCTGCGTGACTACCTCGAGGGTAACTACAAGATCGAGGGCGATTTGCGTCGTGAAATCGATGCGGATATCCGTCGTAAGATCCAGATCAACTGCTATCAAGGCCAGCGTCACCGTAAGGGACTTCCTGTGCGCGGTCAGCGCACCAAGACCAACGCCCGTACCCGCAAGGGCCCGAAGCGTACGGTCGCCGGAAAGAAGAAGGCCACCAAGTAA